In the genome of Lactuca sativa cultivar Salinas chromosome 3, Lsat_Salinas_v11, whole genome shotgun sequence, the window CTAAAAGGGTTATATaacaaatcagagtatcttttaaaaacacttgttcattttatcagagtaaacatcccacaCTAAACTTCTTTGgtatgtgccatgcgatcatcccgagctcttccctccactactggaagtacctgaaaccaaaacagaaaactgtaaacatgaagcttagtgagttccccaacctaccacataccacacatatcaactgatccatacatgccatacataaccctgaacacataaccacatactgggcccctGCCCACCGCATCGGGCCTCCCCCGACAACAAACCCCGTCCGGCATCAAGCCCCGCCTGACATTgaaccccgctcggtatacatatatgtttctcttaggccccacCTATCTCTGAGCCTCGCCCActaaaaacatacaaacatcacaCATAATAAATAGCTAAACATACTCTACCATACTcctgctctaaggcctcgcctaacttgggcctcaACCCTGTCCTggtactgatgagtcatggaaccccgtccacactcctgctgatagtgagatacgggcccccgcccacagtCACCTCTTTCCTAACTCGGGCCTCGtccctgctctgctactaatgagctACAGAACCCCATCCATACACGGCAATGATGAGATACTGGACCTCgctcacactcacctccctaccaggcacatacgagTATCACAAAgccaacaagtataatctaacattcaACATATAAACCTTCCTTGGGCTTACCCcaacatcggaccttggtccgaaACCTATCAACTCTGACACATACAAGAATCACAACCACCTTTAGCATACTACaatcctcgggcctcgcccggcaCAGGTCGTAACCCAGAACATGTAACAAtgattgcctagggctaacccccatgtcttccttctatacataaacataaacataatgggccgacattatggtcatagacccatgcacacagtgaggagactcaccttgcactactGAAGATTAGCTGAGCACTTCTGACTGCTATCCGACAACTCCTTAACTGCGGATCCTTCGGCTCCCCGAACTACCAATACCTAAAATAACACATTGACCACAATACCCACAAAAGTCAAaccaggtcaaacttggtcaaagttcaCGGTCAAATTCAACCTCCAGTtgaatcgactcgccgagttggtctaccaactcgtcaagtccatactCCTCTAACCCTATACAACCCTcgactctactcatcgagtctagcaagaactctaCGGGTTCTACTTCAGTCATacaatcgggaccatcttcaaccaactcaccgagttcgtccttgaactcgccgagttcatctccctcacttgaatgtgtccagtctatgactcgccgagttgtatgaacaactcgtcgagtccatcttcatcaactaaggagattgccttggactcgccgagttcctcattgaactcgtcgagtacgaaGATCTTCATGACTACTATGGACCCAGGCGGGCTGAGTCCCTAACCAACTCAACTCATACCCTTTATAGAATGGTTTTGGGACAAGAAACtggcctaactcgccgagtcccacaagtgAATCGATGAGTCCCTCAATGTCCAAATCTATTTTGACGATTTCAGCCAAGCACAAGGCATCCAAGACCCAGATCTAACcacctagggtcggaataacacgCAAAGCTGCTACATTTGCATCCATGCATGaccctttttgctcaaaaggccataaCAACCTCTTAAACTTTGCATGGGGAGTTCTAATGGCGTAAATCTtccacctttatgccttaacTACTCCAAATACTCCCAGATCTGAAAGGATCTGGCTTGGGGATGTCCAAATCCCACAAGAAATCATTCTTGGTCCAAAAAATTTGTAAAAAGGGGCTATAAAGAGATCAACCAAACTAGAAGTCAAGATGAAGACTTGATTACCAATAAGTGCAGCAAATGGGGTGAATCTTCTGATCTACTTCTTCCTTCTTGAACCCCAaccttcttcttgttcttccAAGCTTCAACAATGCTCAAAGTCTCACAAAATGGCTCACAAACTCAAGGGAAGCTCTAGGGTTTCGCGGGTAAGGGTTTGGGCAATGGAGGCTACAAATGAGGCTGATAGAAtaaaatgagatgcttaaatagggcaccatgtccggaaattagggtttcccaacccagaccagagtcgccgagtcagtcccccgaattgccgagtcggctacttaatctGCGACACGGGActcgttcctactcgtcgagttcctccctggacttgaCGAGTAGACTTCTAGACTTAGCTTTTTtcatttcctttcttggtcttctaaatttggggtgttacaaaaaGTATGGAACTTGAGGTTTGGTCATCATCTCCCATATCAAGCACATAAAAATCAGCAGGAAACACAAGTTCATTGACTTGCCCTAATACGTCCTCTAATACACCTTTTGGGTGTGCCAAAGATCGATCGGCAAGTTGAATTATGACTATGATTTCGGCTAGAGGTCCAATTACCATTGTTTTATAGCTTGTGTAGGGTAAAACATTAATTGATGCTCCAAGATCAAGCATCACACGTGGCACAAAAAGGTTACCCATTTTACAAGGAACCATGAATACACCTGGATCCTTGCATTTCTTCAGTAGCCATTTTTGTAACACGACTGAAATGTCTTCCCCAACCTTCACAGTTTGAATTCCTTTAAGCTTTTTCTCAAATgtgcaaagttccttaaggaacttagcATATCTAGGAATCTGTGTAATAGCATCTGAAAGGGGAATGTTGGTTTCAACCTTCCGGAACATGGTCATGATCTCATCATCTTCACGTTCCCTCTTTGTGATTGTTAATCTTGAAGGAAATGGTGCTGGAGTTACTTTCACTTCAGTATCTATTGGATTCTTTCACCTTGAAGTATTCTTCCTTTCCTCTTCTTTGACAGCTTCTTCCACCTCAATCTCcttttcttcctcttcttcattcgGAATCCTTGGGCCTTCATAGCTTTTTCCTCCTCTCAAAGTAATGGCACATGCATTATGTTTCGGGTTCTTCTCAGTTTGGGAAGGTAGCATGCCTTGTGATTCCATCCTACCCATGGATTGAG includes:
- the LOC111916489 gene encoding uncharacterized protein LOC111916489, which codes for MTPMERRLLNASSGGFLPDKTPTKIRNLIKNMAEDSKHSSHDEKCPHHTLVVFALKWGTQQTCALNFKMRIMKKKKPWEAFLGQIKGHMSSHNVIRDGTVIKAREERNMEPRPPPQQPPRVGSSSMSLEDIVKSLATSTKSFQQETKASIKILEQQVSQLAQSMGRMESQGMLPSQTEKNPKHNACAITLRGGKSYEGPRIPNEEEEEKEIEVEEAVKEEERKNTSRLTITKREREDDEIMTMFRKVETNIPLSDAITQIPRYAKFLKELCTFEKKLKGIQTVKVGEDISVVLQKWLLKKCKDPGVFMVPCKMGNLFVPRVMLDLGASINVLPYTSYKTMVIGPLAEIIVIIQLADRSLAHPKGVLEDVLGQVNELVFPADFYVLDMGDDDQTSSSILFVTPQI